The following are encoded in a window of Mycobacterium sp. ELW1 genomic DNA:
- the mptB gene encoding polyprenol phosphomannose-dependent alpha 1,6 mannosyltransferase MptB, with amino-acid sequence MAARQLSLSSSIARLHGDERTVGAPLNDAEFRAMRRTRLFGATGTVLMAIGALGAGARPVVQDPTFGVRLLNLPSRIQTVSLTMTTTGAVMMALAWLMLGRFALGSRRMSRSQLDHTLLLWVIPLLIAPPMYSKDVYSYLAQSQISANGLNPYKVGPAPGLGLDHVFTLSVPSLWRETPAPYGPLFLWVGRGISALTGENIVAAVLSHRVVVLLGVGMIVWAVPRLARRCGVAEVSALWLGAANPLLLMHLVAGIHNEALMLGLMLTGTEFALRGIDSAKPLWPRPMHWPHGRDQWAQWMPPAMLVLGSMLITMSSQVKLPGLLALGFVGMALAYRWGSTITAFLLASAFMGSLSLVVMAIIGWASGLGFGWVFTLGTANVVRSWMSPPTLLALGTGQVGILLGLGDHTTAVLSLTRAMGVLIIMITVTWLLLAVMRGRLHPVGGLGVALGATVLLFPVVQPWYLLWAIIPLAAWATRPGFRIATIAVSLVVGIFGPTANGDRFALFQIVDATLASTVIVLMLIAVTFHRLPWRTVPGTNETFSGQEPDTSATPESGTPSPEPPTEPPAPRPAPGAYADSP; translated from the coding sequence GTGGCAGCCCGCCAGCTTTCGCTGAGTTCCTCAATCGCCCGTCTGCACGGCGATGAACGCACCGTTGGCGCACCACTCAACGACGCCGAATTCCGCGCCATGCGCCGGACCCGGTTGTTCGGTGCCACCGGAACAGTACTGATGGCAATCGGTGCGCTCGGCGCCGGCGCCCGCCCCGTCGTGCAGGACCCCACCTTCGGGGTGCGGCTGCTGAACCTGCCGTCGCGCATCCAGACCGTCTCACTGACCATGACCACCACCGGTGCGGTGATGATGGCGTTGGCCTGGCTGATGCTCGGCCGCTTCGCCCTGGGCAGCCGCCGGATGTCGCGCAGTCAGCTTGATCACACCCTGCTGCTGTGGGTCATCCCGCTGCTGATCGCTCCGCCGATGTACAGCAAGGACGTCTACTCCTATCTGGCGCAGAGCCAGATCTCGGCCAATGGGCTCAATCCCTACAAGGTCGGGCCCGCCCCCGGACTGGGTCTGGACCACGTCTTCACCCTGTCGGTGCCCAGCCTGTGGCGCGAGACGCCTGCGCCGTACGGCCCGCTGTTCTTGTGGGTGGGACGCGGGATCTCGGCCCTGACCGGGGAGAACATCGTCGCCGCTGTCCTGAGTCACCGCGTGGTGGTGCTGCTCGGCGTCGGGATGATCGTGTGGGCGGTGCCGCGCCTGGCCCGCCGCTGCGGCGTCGCCGAGGTCAGCGCGCTGTGGCTCGGTGCGGCCAACCCGCTGCTGCTGATGCATCTGGTCGCCGGCATCCACAACGAGGCGCTGATGCTGGGCCTGATGCTCACCGGAACCGAATTCGCGCTGCGCGGCATCGACTCCGCCAAGCCACTGTGGCCACGGCCGATGCACTGGCCGCACGGGCGGGACCAGTGGGCGCAGTGGATGCCGCCGGCGATGCTGGTGTTGGGCTCGATGCTGATCACGATGTCGTCCCAGGTGAAGTTGCCGGGCCTGTTGGCCCTGGGCTTTGTGGGGATGGCCCTGGCGTACCGCTGGGGGTCCACCATCACGGCGTTCCTTCTGGCCAGCGCGTTCATGGGGTCGCTGTCGCTGGTGGTGATGGCGATTATCGGCTGGGCCAGCGGCCTGGGCTTCGGCTGGGTTTTCACACTCGGCACCGCCAACGTGGTGCGCAGCTGGATGTCCCCGCCGACGCTGCTGGCGCTGGGCACCGGCCAGGTGGGAATTCTGCTCGGGCTGGGTGACCACACCACCGCCGTGCTGTCGCTGACCCGCGCCATGGGTGTGCTGATCATCATGATCACCGTCACCTGGCTGCTGCTGGCCGTGATGCGAGGCCGGTTGCATCCGGTCGGCGGCCTCGGTGTGGCGCTGGGCGCGACCGTCCTGCTGTTTCCGGTCGTGCAGCCCTGGTACCTGCTGTGGGCGATCATCCCGCTGGCCGCCTGGGCCACCAGGCCGGGCTTCCGCATCGCGACCATCGCGGTGTCGCTCGTCGTCGGGATATTCGGGCCCACCGCCAACGGCGACCGTTTCGCACTGTTCCAGATCGTCGACGCCACCCTGGCCAGCACGGTGATCGTGCTGATGCTGATCGCGGTGACGTTCCACCGGCTGCCCTGGCGCACAGTGCCCGGGACCAACGAAACGTTCAGCGGTCAGGAGCCCGACACCTCGGCCACCCCGGAGTCCGGCACACCCTCGCCGGAGCCACCGACCGAACCACCGGCGCCGCGCCCGGCGCCCGGCGCATACGCTGACTCACCGTGA
- a CDS encoding ABC transporter ATP-binding protein: MSSGREIPVRLRGVSKHYGSTTAVANLDLEVHAAEVLALLGPNGAGKTTTVEMCEGFTRPDGGTIEVLGLDPVTDNARVRERIGVMLQGGGGYPAARAGEMLNLVASYAANPLDPAWLLDTLGLTEAARTTYRRLSGGQQQRLALACALVGRPELVFLDEPTAGMDAHARLVVWELIDALRRDGVTVVLTTHQLKEAEELADRIVIIDHGSAVASGTPAELMNSGAEGQLRFSAPRQLDLSLLIAALPEGYAAKEVSPGEYLVEGKIDPQVLATVTAWCARLDVLATDVRVEQRSLEDVFLELTGRELRS, encoded by the coding sequence GTGAGTTCCGGCCGCGAAATCCCCGTGCGACTGCGCGGGGTGTCCAAGCACTATGGGTCGACGACGGCCGTGGCGAATCTCGACCTCGAGGTGCACGCGGCCGAAGTGCTGGCCCTGCTGGGCCCGAACGGGGCGGGCAAGACCACGACCGTCGAGATGTGCGAGGGCTTCACCCGGCCCGACGGCGGGACCATCGAGGTGCTGGGCCTGGACCCGGTCACCGACAACGCGCGAGTGCGCGAGCGGATCGGCGTCATGCTGCAGGGCGGCGGCGGTTACCCGGCCGCGCGGGCCGGCGAGATGCTGAACCTGGTGGCCTCCTACGCCGCCAACCCGCTCGACCCGGCCTGGCTGCTGGACACGTTGGGGCTGACCGAGGCCGCCCGCACCACCTACCGCAGGCTCTCCGGCGGCCAGCAGCAGCGGCTGGCGCTGGCGTGCGCCCTGGTCGGCCGGCCCGAGCTGGTCTTCCTCGACGAGCCCACCGCCGGCATGGACGCGCACGCGCGGCTGGTGGTGTGGGAGCTCATCGACGCGCTGCGCCGCGACGGCGTGACGGTGGTGCTGACCACCCACCAGCTCAAGGAGGCCGAGGAGCTCGCCGACCGGATCGTGATCATCGACCACGGCTCGGCGGTCGCGTCGGGCACGCCCGCGGAGCTGATGAACTCCGGCGCCGAAGGTCAGTTGCGATTCTCGGCACCCCGTCAGCTCGACCTGTCGCTGTTGATCGCTGCGTTACCGGAAGGCTATGCGGCCAAAGAGGTTTCGCCCGGCGAATACCTGGTGGAGGGCAAGATCGACCCGCAGGTGCTGGCGACCGTCACCGCGTGGTGCGCGCGGCTCGACGTGCTGGCCACCGATGTCCGGGTCGAGCAGCGCAGCCTCGAAGACGTGTTCCTGGAGTTGACCGGTAGGGAGTTGCGGTCATGA
- a CDS encoding ABC transporter permease yields the protein MTSELFPPGTFAPDPRPSTVPRMLAAQYGLELKLLLRNGEQLLLTMFIPITLLIGLTLLPFGSFGAHRVAVFVPAIMALAVISTAFTGQAIAVAFDRRYGALKRLGATALPVWGIIAGKSLAVVTVVFLQALLLGGIGLGLGWRPHPVGLLLGAVVIALGTAGFAAMGLLLGGTLRAEIVLAVANLLWFVFAGLGALTLETGAIPRGVAWVARLTPSGALTEALTRAMSLSVDWFGIAVLAVWGLVSALAALRWFRFT from the coding sequence ATGACGAGTGAGCTCTTCCCGCCGGGCACCTTCGCGCCCGACCCGCGGCCCAGCACCGTGCCGCGGATGCTGGCCGCGCAGTACGGCCTCGAGCTGAAGCTGTTGTTGCGCAACGGCGAACAGCTGTTGCTGACGATGTTCATCCCGATCACCCTGCTGATCGGGCTCACCCTGTTGCCGTTCGGCTCGTTCGGCGCGCACCGGGTCGCGGTGTTCGTTCCGGCGATCATGGCGTTGGCGGTGATCTCGACGGCCTTCACCGGCCAGGCGATCGCCGTCGCGTTCGACCGCCGCTACGGGGCGCTGAAACGGTTGGGCGCCACCGCACTTCCGGTGTGGGGCATCATCGCCGGTAAATCCCTGGCCGTGGTGACGGTGGTGTTCCTGCAGGCACTGCTGCTCGGCGGCATCGGTTTGGGGCTGGGCTGGCGTCCGCATCCGGTCGGCCTGCTGCTCGGCGCGGTGGTGATCGCACTGGGCACCGCGGGGTTCGCGGCGATGGGCCTGCTGCTGGGCGGCACGCTGCGCGCCGAGATCGTGCTGGCCGTCGCCAACCTGCTGTGGTTCGTGTTCGCCGGGTTGGGGGCGTTGACCCTGGAGACCGGGGCGATTCCGCGCGGGGTGGCCTGGGTGGCGCGGCTGACGCCGTCCGGGGCGCTCACCGAAGCACTGACCCGGGCCATGTCGCTGTCCGTGGACTGGTTCGGTATCGCGGTGCTGGCGGTGTGGGGCCTGGTGTCGGCGCTGGCGGCACTGCGCTGGTTCCGGTTCACCTGA
- a CDS encoding heme A synthase, with protein sequence MVDLLPLPSLCVQRIIAAAVILTQGGIAVTGAIVRVTASGLGCPTWPQCFPGSFVPVPHAEVPVIHQAVEFGNRMITFLVVLTAILAVLAVTRARRRREVLIYAWLMPASTVVQAVLGGITVLAGLAWWTVAIHLLASMAMVWLATLLYVKIGEPDDGISTALVPKPLRHLTVLGALTLAATLTTGTLVTGAGPHAGDKSPQRSVPRLEVEILTLVHMHSTLLIAYLALLVGLAAGLQAVFAPRSIMKRLAVLVCLVLAQGLVGAVQFFTGVPAALVAVHVAGAAACTAATAALWASMRQRAEPKTLTR encoded by the coding sequence CTGGTGGACCTGCTGCCACTGCCGAGCCTGTGCGTCCAGCGCATCATCGCCGCCGCGGTCATCCTGACCCAGGGCGGGATCGCCGTCACCGGTGCCATCGTCCGGGTCACCGCATCCGGGTTGGGCTGCCCCACCTGGCCGCAGTGCTTCCCCGGCAGCTTCGTCCCGGTCCCGCACGCCGAAGTGCCGGTCATCCACCAGGCCGTCGAGTTCGGCAACCGGATGATCACCTTCCTCGTCGTGCTCACCGCGATCCTGGCCGTGCTGGCCGTCACCCGCGCCCGCCGCCGCCGGGAGGTGCTGATCTACGCCTGGCTGATGCCGGCGTCGACGGTGGTGCAGGCGGTGCTCGGCGGGATCACCGTGCTGGCCGGGCTGGCGTGGTGGACGGTCGCGATCCACCTGCTCGCGTCGATGGCGATGGTGTGGCTGGCCACCCTGCTCTACGTCAAGATCGGCGAGCCCGACGACGGCATCTCGACCGCGCTGGTGCCCAAACCGCTGCGCCATCTGACCGTGCTCGGCGCACTGACGCTGGCCGCGACGCTGACGACTGGGACCCTGGTCACCGGCGCAGGCCCGCACGCCGGCGACAAGAGTCCGCAGCGTTCGGTACCGCGCCTCGAGGTCGAGATCCTCACGCTGGTGCACATGCACTCGACGCTGTTGATCGCCTACCTGGCGCTGCTAGTCGGGCTGGCCGCCGGTTTGCAGGCGGTGTTCGCGCCGCGGTCCATCATGAAGCGGTTGGCGGTGCTCGTCTGTTTGGTGCTGGCCCAAGGACTGGTCGGCGCGGTGCAGTTCTTCACCGGCGTGCCTGCCGCACTGGTGGCCGTGCACGTCGCGGGCGCGGCGGCCTGCACCGCGGCCACCGCGGCGCTATGGGCGTCGATGCGACAGCGGGCCGAGCCCAAGACGCTCACACGCTGA
- a CDS encoding quinone oxidoreductase has product MHAIEVAETGGPEVLNYVEKPQPTPGPAEVLIQADAIGVNYIDTYFRSGLYPRELPFVVGTEVCGTIVAVGDDVAAITPGDRVVTAVASGAYAEFCTAPADFVAYVPDSVPSDAIASALLKGMTAHYLIKSVYAVQARDFVLVHAGAGGVGLILTQWATSLGARVITTASSPQKAELSRQAGAIEVLDYPEDPAEFAATIRDLTNGHGVAAVYDGVGKTTFDASLASLAIRGTLALFGASSGPVPPVDPQRLNAAGSVFLIRPNLAHFTRTPDEFAWRAGELLDAIASGAITITVGGHYPLAEAAQAHRDLQGRKTTGSIVLLPQN; this is encoded by the coding sequence ATGCACGCAATCGAAGTCGCCGAGACGGGCGGCCCCGAGGTCCTGAACTACGTCGAGAAGCCGCAGCCCACACCCGGCCCGGCCGAGGTGCTCATCCAGGCGGACGCGATCGGCGTCAACTACATCGACACCTATTTCCGGTCCGGCCTCTATCCGCGGGAGCTGCCGTTCGTGGTGGGCACCGAGGTGTGCGGCACGATCGTCGCGGTCGGTGACGACGTCGCGGCCATCACGCCCGGCGACCGGGTGGTCACCGCGGTGGCATCCGGCGCCTATGCCGAGTTCTGCACCGCCCCGGCCGATTTCGTTGCCTACGTGCCCGATTCGGTGCCGTCGGACGCCATCGCCTCGGCGCTGCTGAAGGGCATGACCGCGCACTACCTGATCAAGTCGGTGTACGCGGTGCAGGCCCGCGATTTCGTCCTCGTGCACGCCGGGGCCGGCGGCGTCGGCCTGATCCTGACCCAGTGGGCCACCAGCCTGGGCGCCCGGGTGATCACCACCGCCTCCAGCCCGCAGAAGGCGGAGCTGTCCCGGCAGGCAGGCGCGATCGAGGTGCTCGACTACCCCGAGGACCCCGCCGAGTTCGCCGCCACGATCCGCGACCTCACCAACGGGCACGGCGTGGCCGCCGTCTACGACGGTGTCGGCAAGACCACATTCGACGCCAGCCTCGCGAGCCTGGCGATTCGCGGCACGCTGGCGTTGTTCGGCGCCTCCAGCGGACCCGTACCGCCGGTGGATCCGCAGCGGCTCAATGCCGCCGGGTCGGTGTTCCTCATACGGCCCAACCTCGCCCACTTCACCCGCACGCCGGACGAATTCGCGTGGCGCGCGGGTGAACTATTGGATGCGATCGCGTCCGGCGCCATCACGATCACGGTCGGTGGCCATTACCCGCTGGCCGAAGCCGCCCAGGCGCACCGGGATCTGCAGGGCCGCAAGACGACCGGCTCGATCGTGCTGCTGCCTCAGAACTAG
- a CDS encoding heme o synthase, with product MRVREVHLVDGAPIRFRDRLLGYLALTKPRVIELLLVTTIPAMLLAGRGTVDLPLILNTLFGGLLAAAGANTLNCVADADIDKVMKRTERRPLARATVPRSHALVFGLTLSVGSFFWLWWTTNLLSAHLAAATIAFYVLVYTLLLKRRTSQNVVWGGAAGCMPVMIGWSAVTDTIGWQALVMFAIIFFWTPPHTWALAMKYKDDYRAAGVPMLPVVATELQVTKQILIYTWLTVIATLALAPACGWLYGSVAALAGVWFLIMAHRLHAGVRRGNPVKPLRLFLQSNNYLALVFVALAVDSALALPTLFS from the coding sequence GTGAGAGTTCGCGAAGTGCACCTCGTTGACGGGGCGCCCATTCGGTTCCGCGACAGGCTCCTGGGATACCTCGCCCTGACCAAACCGCGGGTCATCGAACTGCTGCTCGTCACCACCATTCCGGCCATGCTGTTGGCCGGCCGCGGCACCGTCGACCTGCCGCTCATTCTCAACACCCTGTTCGGTGGTCTGCTGGCCGCAGCCGGCGCCAACACGCTCAACTGCGTGGCCGACGCCGACATCGACAAGGTGATGAAGCGCACCGAACGGCGGCCGCTGGCCCGCGCGACCGTGCCCCGCAGCCACGCCCTGGTGTTCGGGCTGACGCTCTCGGTCGGATCGTTCTTCTGGCTGTGGTGGACCACCAACCTGCTCTCGGCGCACCTGGCCGCGGCAACCATCGCCTTCTACGTGCTCGTCTACACCCTGCTGCTCAAGCGCCGCACCTCGCAGAACGTGGTGTGGGGCGGGGCGGCCGGCTGCATGCCCGTGATGATCGGCTGGTCGGCCGTCACCGACACGATCGGCTGGCAGGCGCTGGTGATGTTCGCGATCATCTTCTTCTGGACGCCGCCGCACACCTGGGCGCTGGCGATGAAGTACAAGGACGACTACCGCGCCGCCGGCGTGCCCATGCTGCCGGTGGTGGCCACCGAGTTGCAGGTCACCAAGCAGATCCTGATCTACACCTGGCTGACCGTGATCGCCACGCTGGCGCTCGCGCCGGCCTGCGGCTGGCTGTACGGCTCGGTGGCCGCACTGGCCGGCGTCTGGTTCCTGATCATGGCGCACCGCCTGCATGCCGGTGTGCGCCGCGGCAACCCGGTCAAGCCGCTGCGACTGTTCCTGCAGTCGAACAACTACCTGGCGCTGGTGTTCGTCGCACTCGCCGTCGACTCGGCGCTGGCGCTGCCGACGCTGTTCAGCTAG
- the tkt gene encoding transketolase codes for MTTVEEIATLTQPHHPDDWTELDSKAVDTVRVLAADAVQKVGNGHPGTAMSLAPLAYTLFQRVMQHDPSDTHWLGRDRFILSCGHSSLTLYLQLYLGGFGLELSDIESLRTWGSKTPGHPEFRHTLGVEITTGPLGQGLASAVGMAMAARYERGLFDPDAPAGTSPFDHYIYVIASDGDIEEGITSEASSLAGTQQLGNLIVFYDHNKISIEHNTDIALSEDVPARYRAYGWHVQEVEGGENVVGIEHAIAEAKKVTDKPSFIAVRTIIGYPAPTKMNTGGVHGAALGDDEVAATKKVLGFDPDKKFEVHDDVIAHTRKLVDRGREAHEKWQGDFDAWAQREPERKALLDRLLAQELPDGWDSDITYWEPGSKAVATRAAFGQVLNDVAPKLPELWGGSADLAGSNNTTIKGVKSFGPPSISTEDFTADWYGRVLHFGIREHAMGAILSGIVLHGPTRAFGGTFLQFSDYMRASVRLASLMDIDTIYIWTHDSIGLGEDGPTHQPIEHLAALRAIPKLSVVRPGDPNETAYAWRSIIARGNDAGPVGFILTRQGIPVLEGTSAEGVQRGGYVLGGGNPADDADVIIIATGSELQLAVDAQKLLAAKDINAYVVSMPCVEWFNSQPQEYRDSVLPPDVSARVAVEAGVAQSWYRFVGDTGEIISIEHYGESADDKTLFREFGFTAEAVADAAERVIDN; via the coding sequence GTGACCACTGTCGAAGAGATCGCCACGCTGACCCAGCCCCACCACCCGGACGACTGGACGGAGCTTGACTCCAAGGCCGTCGACACGGTGCGGGTCCTGGCCGCCGACGCGGTGCAGAAGGTCGGCAACGGCCACCCCGGCACCGCGATGAGCCTGGCACCGTTGGCCTACACGCTGTTCCAGCGGGTGATGCAGCACGATCCGAGCGACACCCACTGGCTCGGGCGCGACCGGTTCATCCTGTCCTGCGGGCACAGCAGCCTGACGCTGTACCTGCAGCTGTATTTGGGCGGATTCGGCCTGGAGCTCTCCGACATCGAGTCGCTGCGCACCTGGGGTTCGAAGACTCCCGGCCACCCGGAGTTCCGGCACACCCTCGGGGTGGAGATCACCACCGGCCCGCTGGGCCAGGGCCTGGCCTCCGCGGTGGGCATGGCGATGGCCGCCCGCTACGAGCGCGGCCTGTTCGACCCCGACGCTCCGGCCGGCACCAGCCCGTTCGACCACTACATCTACGTGATCGCCTCCGACGGTGACATCGAAGAGGGCATCACCAGCGAGGCGTCGTCTCTGGCAGGCACCCAGCAGCTGGGCAACCTGATCGTGTTCTACGACCACAACAAGATCTCGATCGAGCACAACACCGACATCGCGCTGTCCGAGGATGTCCCGGCCCGTTACCGCGCCTACGGCTGGCACGTGCAGGAAGTCGAGGGCGGCGAGAACGTCGTCGGTATCGAGCACGCCATCGCCGAGGCCAAGAAGGTGACCGACAAGCCGTCGTTCATCGCGGTCCGGACGATCATCGGCTATCCGGCGCCGACCAAGATGAACACCGGTGGGGTGCACGGCGCCGCGCTCGGCGACGACGAGGTGGCCGCCACCAAGAAGGTCCTCGGTTTCGACCCGGACAAGAAGTTCGAGGTCCACGACGACGTCATCGCGCACACCCGCAAGCTCGTCGACCGCGGTCGCGAGGCGCACGAGAAGTGGCAGGGCGACTTCGACGCGTGGGCGCAGCGCGAACCGGAGCGCAAGGCGCTGCTCGACCGGCTGCTGGCACAGGAGTTGCCCGACGGCTGGGACTCCGACATCACCTACTGGGAGCCCGGCTCCAAGGCGGTGGCCACTCGCGCCGCCTTCGGCCAGGTACTCAACGACGTCGCGCCCAAGCTGCCCGAATTATGGGGTGGCTCAGCCGATCTGGCGGGCAGTAACAACACCACGATCAAGGGTGTGAAGTCGTTCGGGCCGCCGTCGATCTCCACCGAGGACTTCACCGCCGACTGGTACGGCCGGGTGCTGCACTTCGGTATCCGCGAGCACGCGATGGGCGCCATCCTGTCCGGCATCGTGCTGCACGGGCCGACCCGCGCCTTCGGCGGGACGTTCCTGCAGTTCTCCGACTACATGCGGGCCTCGGTGCGGCTGGCCTCGCTGATGGACATCGACACCATCTACATCTGGACGCACGACTCGATCGGCCTGGGCGAGGACGGCCCCACCCACCAGCCGATCGAGCACCTGGCCGCGCTTCGGGCGATCCCGAAGCTGTCGGTGGTGCGTCCCGGCGACCCCAACGAGACCGCCTACGCCTGGCGCAGCATCATCGCCCGCGGCAACGACGCCGGGCCGGTCGGTTTCATCCTGACCCGCCAGGGCATTCCGGTGCTGGAAGGCACCAGCGCCGAGGGTGTCCAGCGAGGTGGTTACGTGCTCGGTGGCGGCAACCCGGCCGATGACGCCGACGTGATCATCATCGCCACCGGATCCGAGTTGCAGCTCGCGGTCGACGCGCAGAAGTTGTTGGCGGCCAAGGACATCAACGCCTATGTGGTGTCGATGCCGTGTGTCGAGTGGTTCAACTCGCAGCCCCAGGAATACCGCGACAGCGTTCTCCCGCCCGACGTGTCCGCCCGGGTCGCGGTGGAAGCCGGTGTGGCGCAGAGCTGGTACCGGTTCGTCGGCGACACCGGTGAGATCATCTCCATCGAGCACTACGGCGAATCCGCCGACGACAAGACCTTGTTCCGCGAGTTCGGGTTCACCGCCGAAGCCGTCGCCGACGCCGCGGAACGCGTGATCGACAACTAA
- the tal gene encoding transaldolase encodes MAQNPNLAALSAAGVSVWLDDLSRDRLRSGNLQELIDTHSVVGVTTNPSIFQAALSNGNAYDAQVSELAERGADVDATIRTVTTDDVREACDVLRPQWETSDGVDGRVSIEVDPRLAHDTDKTILQAIELWKIVDRPNLLIKIPATEAGVPAIASVLAEGISVNVTLIFSVERYRLVMDAYLQGLEKAKEAGHDLSKIHSVASFFVSRVDTEIDKRLEKIGSDDALALRGQAGVANARLAYAAYEEVFLGGDRFRALADAGARVQRPLWASTGVKNPDYSDTLYVTELVAPNTVNTMPEKTMDAVADHGVVTGDTITGTAGAAQEVFDKLDAIGIDLRDVFLLLENEGVDKFEKSWQELIDATQEQLNAAAK; translated from the coding sequence ATGGCACAGAATCCGAACCTCGCCGCGCTGTCGGCGGCCGGTGTGTCCGTCTGGCTCGACGACCTGTCCCGGGACCGGCTGCGGTCGGGCAACCTCCAGGAGCTGATCGACACCCACAGCGTCGTCGGGGTCACCACCAACCCGTCGATCTTCCAGGCCGCCCTGTCCAACGGAAACGCTTACGATGCACAGGTTTCCGAGCTCGCCGAGCGTGGCGCCGACGTCGACGCGACGATCCGCACCGTCACCACCGACGATGTCCGAGAGGCGTGCGACGTACTGCGCCCGCAGTGGGAGACCTCCGACGGCGTCGACGGCCGGGTCTCGATCGAGGTCGACCCGCGCCTGGCGCACGACACCGACAAGACCATCCTGCAGGCCATCGAGCTGTGGAAGATCGTCGACCGGCCCAACCTGCTGATCAAGATCCCAGCCACCGAGGCGGGCGTGCCCGCCATCGCGTCGGTGTTGGCCGAGGGCATCTCGGTCAACGTGACCCTGATCTTCTCCGTGGAGCGCTACCGGCTGGTGATGGACGCCTACCTGCAGGGCCTGGAGAAGGCCAAGGAAGCCGGCCACGACCTGTCCAAGATCCATTCCGTCGCGTCGTTCTTCGTGTCCCGGGTGGACACCGAGATCGACAAGCGGCTGGAGAAAATCGGGTCCGATGACGCGCTGGCCCTGCGCGGCCAGGCCGGAGTCGCCAACGCGCGGCTGGCCTATGCCGCCTACGAAGAGGTGTTCCTCGGCGGCGACCGCTTCCGCGCGCTGGCCGATGCCGGCGCCCGCGTGCAGCGTCCGTTGTGGGCGTCCACCGGTGTCAAGAATCCGGACTATTCCGACACCCTCTACGTCACCGAGCTGGTCGCCCCCAACACGGTGAACACCATGCCGGAGAAGACGATGGACGCAGTGGCCGACCACGGGGTCGTCACCGGCGACACCATCACCGGCACCGCGGGCGCGGCGCAGGAGGTGTTCGACAAGCTCGATGCCATCGGCATCGACCTGCGTGACGTCTTCTTGCTGCTGGAGAACGAGGGCGTCGACAAGTTCGAGAAGTCCTGGCAGGAACTGATCGACGCCACGCAGGAACAGCTCAACGCCGCGGCCAAATGA